The following coding sequences are from one Desulfosoma caldarium window:
- a CDS encoding glycosyltransferase, whose protein sequence is MTMNPSSRPPRIAVVTFSAGDGGNDKMLVHLAQGLSEQGCAVDFITRTMTAPYLDRLPMQVRRLVIHEASHRDRTRSLGRYVAENAPDVVLSGKRSDREVLEAVRLVKTNTRVFIRVGINLSARYDHRSKLIGWWHLRPLRRLLPQADGILAVSRGVAQDLLRLFKIPSEKIHVVPNPVVTPKMLSEMPPVPSHRFYASSPEVPVVVGMGGLRKAKDFPTLLKAFAIVVQTRPARLLILGRGHLRDKLMALARSLNIAPWTDFPGFVESPYSYLAHAQLFVLSSLWEGSPNVLIEALAMGTPVVATDCPSGPREILQDGRYGRLVPCGNPHAMAQAMLKSLENPPQPSFLKEAVTRYTFAASTHEYLRAFGLLAKVPAKRPCATQDSSGILERNP, encoded by the coding sequence ATGACCATGAACCCTTCAAGCCGGCCTCCGCGCATCGCCGTGGTGACCTTTTCGGCCGGAGACGGCGGCAACGACAAGATGCTGGTTCATTTGGCGCAAGGCTTAAGTGAACAGGGCTGCGCCGTGGATTTCATTACCCGAACGATGACGGCTCCGTACCTGGACCGGTTGCCTATGCAGGTGCGGCGCCTGGTCATCCATGAGGCATCCCATCGAGATCGAACGAGAAGCCTTGGCCGGTATGTGGCCGAAAATGCTCCGGATGTGGTTCTTTCCGGAAAACGAAGCGACCGAGAAGTCCTGGAGGCTGTGCGGCTGGTCAAGACGAACACTCGGGTCTTCATTCGTGTTGGAATAAACCTTTCGGCTCGATACGACCACCGTTCAAAACTCATCGGCTGGTGGCACCTGCGGCCTCTTCGCCGTCTTCTTCCGCAGGCCGACGGCATCCTTGCCGTCTCTCGAGGTGTGGCCCAGGATCTCCTTCGACTTTTCAAGATCCCTTCAGAAAAGATCCATGTGGTGCCCAATCCCGTGGTCACTCCGAAAATGCTCTCAGAAATGCCGCCCGTGCCTTCGCACCGCTTTTATGCGTCATCTCCAGAGGTTCCCGTTGTGGTGGGCATGGGAGGACTTCGCAAAGCCAAAGATTTTCCCACGCTTCTTAAAGCCTTTGCCATCGTGGTGCAAACAAGACCGGCTCGGCTTCTTATTCTTGGTCGAGGTCACCTGAGGGATAAACTGATGGCCTTGGCGCGATCCCTGAACATTGCACCATGGACGGATTTTCCCGGTTTCGTGGAAAGCCCTTACAGCTATCTCGCCCATGCACAACTTTTTGTTCTGTCGTCTCTATGGGAAGGCTCACCCAATGTGCTGATCGAAGCCTTGGCCATGGGCACTCCCGTGGTGGCCACCGATTGCCCCAGCGGCCCTCGCGAAATTTTGCAAGACGGCCGCTACGGCCGCCTTGTACCCTGTGGAAACCCTCACGCTATGGCCCAGGCCATGCTGAAGTCTCTGGAAAACCCGCCCCAGCCGTCTTTTCTTAAAGAAGCCGTCACCCGCTATACCTTTGCCGCAAGCACTCATGAATATCTCAGAGCCTTTGGGCTCCTAGCAAAGGTACCGGCCAAGAGGCCATGCGCGACGCAGGACAGCTCGGGAATATTGGAGCGAAACCCGTGA
- a CDS encoding O-antigen ligase family protein, with protein MAMNLSHLRHSDSLDKAATVALYIFAFTALLSTTAATAALWTLVALYLVKAPSNGFHRARWLFLPWASLLGYLVCRTAVAAWQKPEWAAYHVDGFWGWARLLLFPVVAWWCRGDENLCRRLLAVGLAGFVVGILRVADLHTLESAYQGMRTGFHLRILAFGLYAGTFLWAVVCFAPSFFQARRFRGLWTALWAALLGILGQSLFFTQSRGVFLAFGATALIVTAILFLTSIGNDSQKPPKSLKKGLLVFWMLLVAITVVNRPLLEKRWIEEKNTLLQLRSFDFSRPAQDSAGYRAHLYRFAWEGLLERPLWGGGPATSKRFIQESGRETLKAPNWKGEMQWWDHLHSTHLEVLFHFGILGGLLWLWLYGSLFLSVRRPWRKGALSTPMGLFSLASLIYLFLWALFDFRSLHPDWRFFWNFLAGLIAAKPLWMHGPHAEKESSP; from the coding sequence ATGGCCATGAACCTTTCACACCTGCGCCATTCCGACTCCCTGGATAAGGCCGCCACGGTGGCCCTTTACATCTTTGCCTTTACGGCGTTGCTGAGCACCACCGCGGCCACGGCGGCCTTATGGACCCTTGTGGCGCTCTATCTTGTGAAAGCCCCTTCCAACGGTTTTCATCGAGCGCGCTGGCTTTTTCTCCCATGGGCTTCGCTCCTCGGCTACCTCGTGTGCCGAACCGCCGTGGCGGCATGGCAAAAACCGGAATGGGCCGCATATCATGTGGACGGATTCTGGGGATGGGCCAGGCTTCTGCTGTTTCCCGTGGTGGCCTGGTGGTGTCGAGGGGATGAAAACCTGTGCCGCCGCTTGCTGGCCGTCGGCTTGGCGGGATTTGTTGTGGGCATCTTGCGGGTCGCGGACCTGCACACCTTGGAAAGCGCCTACCAGGGCATGCGCACCGGGTTTCACTTGCGCATCCTGGCCTTTGGACTCTACGCGGGGACCTTTCTCTGGGCGGTGGTGTGCTTTGCGCCGTCATTTTTTCAAGCACGCCGTTTTCGCGGGCTCTGGACCGCCCTGTGGGCCGCACTCCTCGGAATTCTCGGGCAATCACTTTTCTTTACCCAATCACGAGGTGTCTTTTTGGCCTTTGGCGCCACGGCGCTCATCGTGACGGCCATCCTGTTCCTGACAAGCATTGGGAATGACTCGCAGAAGCCGCCCAAATCCCTCAAGAAAGGCCTTCTCGTATTTTGGATGCTCCTCGTCGCCATCACGGTGGTGAATCGGCCTCTGCTGGAAAAAAGATGGATCGAGGAAAAGAACACCTTGCTGCAATTAAGGTCGTTTGATTTCTCTCGGCCGGCCCAGGATTCGGCGGGCTACCGTGCCCACCTCTATCGGTTCGCGTGGGAAGGCCTTCTCGAAAGACCGCTATGGGGCGGCGGGCCGGCCACATCCAAGCGGTTTATTCAGGAAAGCGGCCGAGAAACCCTCAAAGCCCCCAACTGGAAAGGTGAAATGCAATGGTGGGATCACCTGCACAGCACGCACCTGGAAGTGCTTTTTCATTTCGGCATTCTGGGCGGCCTGCTCTGGCTCTGGTTGTATGGATCCCTTTTCTTGAGCGTCCGGCGCCCATGGCGAAAAGGGGCCTTGAGCACGCCCATGGGGCTCTTTTCATTGGCTTCCCTCATCTACCTTTTTCTTTGGGCCCTATTTGACTTTCGAAGTCTGCATCCCGATTGGCGATTCTTCTGGAACTTTCTTGCAGGGCTCATTGCGGCAAAACCCCTTTGGATGCATGGGCCTCACGCTGAGAAGGAATCGAGCCCATGA